One Trichoderma atroviride chromosome 7, complete sequence DNA segment encodes these proteins:
- a CDS encoding uncharacterized protein (BUSCO:EOG092D2AME) produces MAAPKMTKNQMRRAKKKEQKKAKTEEVQPSEESDGPIAEKKDASSPPPEDDADAKSATDSAKPSAAATDPIREDLLDDDPAFAAYRDIFSKFGVSFVEDQIAKEANAGNQGDVFFGDNDDIPDEEEESGQQKLSKKKRKQLNKLSVAQLKALVGIPEVVEWHDVSASDPRLLVQVKAQRNVVPVPAHWAMKREYLSSKRGIEKSAFRLPKFIAETGIAEMRDAVLEKQAEQTLKQKQRERVAPKMGKLDIDYQKLYDAFFRFQTKPELTRFGEVYYEGKETEVDYQHFRSGELSDTTKEALGMPPGAPPPWLINQQRFGTPPSYPTLRIPGLNAPPPPGGSWGFHPGGWGKPPVDEFNRPLYGGDVFGLTAQNGATGQTQAAQPQLSNGDSVERALWGELQPREEESEEEDEEEDEEESEDEDVPGGTETSTGLETPGGYASTVHPDYSQQGVETSIAGEMDLRKERRGFDTEESSAPRSAYTVVPERQVRAEGFFGSDRAYDINAAQRAATAGMPVLGADDDSRKRKKPGDIDVAIDVDSLNQQGGLSKDELRNRYDASQKEEGIGARWAYDEDLSQMIAEESRKRQRTEKELNEKKREGKYKF; encoded by the exons ATGGCGGCCCCAAAGATGACCAAGAACCAGATGCGgagggcgaagaagaaggagcagaagaaggccaagacagAAGAA GTCCAACCATCCGAAGAGTCTGATGGGCCAattgccgagaagaaggatgcaTCATCGCCACCGCCTGAAGATGACGCCGATGCCAAAAGTGCGACCGACTCCGCGAAACCCTCCGCGGCTGCTACCGATCCAATCCGAGAAGACCTGCTCGACGACGACCCTGCGTTTGCCGCGTACAGAGACATATTCAGCAAGTTTGGCGTCTCTTTTGTGGAGGATCAGATCGCCAAGGAGGCCAATGCTGGAAACCAGGGAGACGTTTTCTTCGGCGACAATGACGACATccctgatgaagaggaggaatcCGGCCAGCAGAAATtatcaaagaagaagcggaagcAGCTAAATAAACTATCCGTTGCGCAGCTCAAGGCGCTCGTCGGCATCCCGGAAGTGGTCGAATGGCACGATGTCTCAGCTTCAGATCCCCGACTCTTGGTGCAAGTCAAGGCACAGCGAAACGTCGTTCCCGTACCGGCTCACTGGGCAATGAAGCGAGAATACCTATCGTCAAAGAGGGGAATTGAGAAGTCAGCATTTCGCCTGCCCAAATTCATCGCCGAGACTGGAATTGCAGAGATGCGCGACGCAGTGTTGGAGAAACAAGCAGAGCAAACTTTGAAACAGAAGCAGCGAGAACGAGTCGCGCCAAAGATGGGCAAATTAGACATCGATTATCAAAAGCTCTACGATGCTTTCTTCCGGTTCCAGACGAAACCTGAGCTGACGCGATTTGGCGAGGTGTATTACGAGGGCAAGGAAACCGAGGTCGACTACCAGCACTTTCGTTCTGGCGAGTTGAGCGATACGACAAAAGAAGCACTTGGTATGCCACCCGGAGCACCACCTCCCTGGCTCATCAACCAGCAAAGATTCGGCACCCCTCCCTCCTACCCTACTTTAAGGATACCAGGCTTGAacgcgccgccgccgcctggcgGATCATGGGGCTTCCATCCTGGTGGCTGGGGCAAGCCGCCGGTTGACGAATTCAACCGCCCCTTGTACGGTGGTGATGTTTTTGGCCTCACAGCGCAAAATGGTGCTACTGGCCAAACCCAGGCTGCGCAGCCCCAGTTATCTAACGGAGACTCTGTTGAACGAGCACTATGGGGAGAGTTACAACCTCGTGAAGAAGAGtctgaagaggaggacgaggaagaggacgaggaagaatccgaggacgaggatgtcCCTGGCGGCACCGAAACTTCTACCGGACTCGAAACACCAGGAGGCTATGCCAGCACGGTACATCCCGATTATTCACAACAGGGTGTCGAAACGTCGATTGCCGGCGAGATGGATCTACGCAAAGAGCGACGTGGATTCGACACCGAGGAGTCCTCTGCCCCTCGCTCTGCCTACACAGTTGTACCTGAGCGGCAGGTCCGTGCCGAGGGCTTCTTTGGCAGCGACCGCGCCTACGATATCAATGCCGCTCAGCGCGCTGCGACGGCTGGTATGCCCGTGCTGGGCGCAGATGACGATTCCCGGAAGCGGAAGAAGCCTGGCGATATAGACGTGGCCATCGACGTCGACTCGTTGAATCAGCAAGGCGGTCTTAGCAAAGATGAGCTGCGGAACAGATATGACGCCAGTCAAAAGGAGGAAGGCATCGGTGCGAGATGGGCTTATGACGAGGACTTGAGCCAGATGATTGCTGAAGAGAGTAGGAAGCGACAGCGTACTGAGAAGGAGCTcaatgagaagaagcgagagggcaaatataaattttaa
- a CDS encoding uncharacterized protein (TransMembrane:9 (o28-48i69-86o98-117i124-141o147-165i198-217o250-268i275-295o301-318i)): MWYTSSALTNTSSKSILNAFNMPATLTLIQFAFVSSLCVFLSWLSGIFPVLRTNISALRHPIRQPSREVIMTTLPLAMFQIGGHLLSSTATAKIPVSLVHTIKGLSPLFTVLAYRLIYNIRYPTATYLSLIPLTLGVMLACSSERSYGGQLLGVLEALLATLIFVTQNIFSKKLFNEAAKVESEGGGVQSRKLDKLNLLCYSSGMAFALTMPIWFWTEGITLLKDFLHDGSVDLSELPNSMDHGRLTLEFIFNGIFHFGQNIIAFILLSMVSPVTYSVASLIKRVFVIVMAIIWFRSPTTSVQAVGIALTFLGLYLYDRTSESNKADRTARMMSEPRNGTSLLPLTEVPAQTGRYRASPQLRSGAFQS; this comes from the coding sequence ATGTGGTACACGTCGTCTGCTCTGACGAATACGTCGTCAAAGTCCATCCTCAACGCCTTCAACATGCCCGCAACGCTGACGCTGATTCAATTTGCGTTTGTGTCTTCGCTCTGCGTCTTTCTCTCCTGGCTGTCCGGCATCTTCCCTGTTCTTCGCACAAACATCTCTGCGTTACGGCACCCCATCCGCCAACCCAGCAGGGAAGTCATCATGACAACGCTACCCCTGGCCATGTTCCAGATCGGCGGCCATCTCCTCAGCTCGACTGCGACGGCCAAAATACCTGTTTCGCTCGTTCACACGATAAAGGGCCTTTCGCCGCTCTTTACCGTGCTCGCCTATAGACTGATTTACAACATACGATACCCCACGGCAACCTACCTCTCCTTGATTCCACTGACGTTAGGAGTCATGCTGGCCTGTTCCAGCGAACGAAGCTACGGTGGCCAACTCCTCGGTGTGCTGGAAGCGCTCCTGGCGACCCTCATCTTCGTAACGCAAAACATCTTTTCGAAAAAGCTCTTCAACGAAGCCGCGAAAGTCGAGTCTGAGGGTGGTGGCGTTCAATCCAGGAAGCTCGATAAGCTCAATCTGCTGTGCTACTCGTCCGGTATGGCTTTTGCCCTGACTATGCCGATTTGGTTCTGGACGGAGGGCATCACTCTTCTAAAGGACTTCCTCCACGACGGCTCAGTAGACCTCAGCGAGCTACCCAATTCGATGGACCATGGCCGCCTGACGTTGGAATTCATCTTCAACGGCATCTTCCACTTTGGACAAAACATcattgccttcatcctcctctccaTGGTATCTCCAGTCACATATTCCGTCGCCAGTCTCATCAAACGCGTTTTTGTTAttgtcatggccatcatctggTTCAGAAGCCCAACAACCTCCGTCCAGGCAGTGGGTATTGCCCTCACCTTCCTAGGTCTCTATCTCTATGACCGCACCAGCGAAAGCAACAAGGCCGACCGAACCGCACGAATGATGTCCGAACCACGGAATGGAACGTCTTTGTTGCCACTCACCGAGGTCCCTGCGCAGACGGGTCGGTATCGTGCATCCCCTCAGCTGAGGAGCGGTGCGTTCCAATCATGA
- a CDS encoding uncharacterized protein (EggNog:ENOG41), whose protein sequence is MVKPRIRQQTLGVVFTNTTRHQPRPLSAFEDFNEASLTPYSRPTSFASSSEASSPRYTMTGHPPTLNEILLDTAPPPWTLTAFMAYLSQNHCMETLEFTLDSQRYTAFYDQFFSEATASDENREKVCAWWEKLMQIYIVPCAPREVNIPAQVRDCLLRVPYGPNPPHPSELAEAGRIIYELMNDSLLVPFLESVAAPMPDSHHDFHFGSPKASSDRTASSGTDLDVLTVESDPNSPVTEPMTPPTTPPTSEWTFNTSPGGFHRAVAAHNKGWKKVGAKLGFNRKNSSRRTTPTSSGAESGEMSFSTSNHSF, encoded by the coding sequence ATGGTCAAACCCAGGATAAGACAACAAACTCTCGGAGTCGTCTTCACGAACACAACAAGACACCAGCCACGGCCCTTGTCTGCGTTCGAGGACTTCAATGAAGCATCACTTACACCATACTCACGTCCGACCAGCTTCGCCTCCTCATCCgaagcatcatctcctcgaTACACCATGACGGGTCACCCTCCGACCCTCAACGAGATCCTTCTCGATACCGCCCCTCCGCCATGGACCCTCACGGCCTTCATGGCCTACCTCTCGCAGAACCACTGCATGGAGACGCTGGAGTTTACTCTTGATTCCCAGCGTTATACTGCCTTCTACGATCAGTTCTTTTCCGAAGCGACCGCCTCTGATGAAAATCGGGAAAAGGTCTGCGCCTGGTGGGAGAAGCTGATGCAGATCTACATCGTTCCCTGCGCCCCTCGCGAGGTCAACATTCCCGCTCAGGTCCGAGATTGCCTCCTCCGCGTGCCGTATGGCCCCAATCCTCCTCACCCCTCCGAACTTGCCGAAGCGGGACGCATCATATACGAATTAATGAATGATTCTCTCTTGGTGCCCTTTTTGGAATCCGTCGCTGCGCCCATGCCCGACAGCCATCATGACTTCCATTTTGGATCGCCCAAGGCTTCGTCTGACCGAACAGCCTCGAGCGGCACGGATCTGGATGTTTTGACGGTTGAAAGCGATCCCAATTCACCCGTCACGGAGCCCATGACGCCCCCTACTACACCACCCACCTCGGAATGGACCTTCAACACGTCGCCCGGCGGCTTTCACCGTGCGGTAGCGGCGCATAACAAAGGCTGGAAAAAGGTCGGCGCAAAGCTGGGTTTCAATCGCAAAAACTCTAGCCGGAGAACAACACCCACATCTTCAGGAGCTGAATCCGGAGAGATGAGCTTCAGCACTAGCAACCACTCATTCTAA
- a CDS encoding uncharacterized protein (EggNog:ENOG41~MEROPS:MER0011021) translates to MKLVKTFSCELLLVLAMAFLVAVTTVVGLGRFAYNQCSNLFSYEAAQASDGHISASDEHISASDKNTSTSDKSISAVAKSISTVDKTISTVAKTISASEQTTSISNKRRRHEPLARLDKRRFLTTRSSSITSGYMADVSRSVSDSYRSNSQVVLSAFEQSALELSRLDNQKEIPWLDKQASANLIKEYKEFVALFEFVWKSSMSSAQPALVDECLLPIRMHFLVPEKLQLHDRGLLSPLNAAFEEFCILCIVFLNKVYCIDRITYLREKWPTAPSFMDEQPSPKDVEMMDRMRGFFSFPGLPGILSNVLAICGFDNIEMPADFMDRIVTDLGAIIRRRTVPSYVASEAYRERLRVLEASFEISPLFPSKSTSEVTSEETPENEPDIWLQIAEQSDHDNSYQPSAINSDMSFNPSCYSLSGLPSHPVKKRVSFELPSNTSDKASDKIEELMSLPSLSSLKISEDSEIELRNLRKEAEALRQLDLEQEKLRKLQERTANGPQQPVVAPLSDEWIQKASETVFAPDTDVLATTCQGTPLRRHDFATVVAAKTWLNDEIVNGALGGLEKEINLVAGITDYKKQGRKCLVMNSFFWPRVEKARGRQTQSILRRMGVTPQNFLLMDTVLIPICKDFHWTLLVLQPKSKKIMHLDSFNRSSSHPDMALAWISDYLGELYLAQEWEVMVVKSPQQSNGYDCGVHVITNGICMALGLEPVASYCVEEMPLQRLRIAGMLLNGGLNGEFDLWKH, encoded by the exons ATGAAACTT GTCAAGACTTTCTCCTGCGAACTACTCCTCGTCCTTGCGATGGCCTTCCTCGTCGCGGTGACAACGGTCGTCGGCTTGGGCCGATTTG CCTACAACCAGTGTAGCAACCTCTTCAGCTACGAAGCGGCTCAAGCTTCCGATGGACACATTTCCGCTTCCGACGAACACATTTCCGCTTCCGACAAAAACACTTCCACTTCCGACAAAAGCATTTCTGCTGTCGCCAAAAGCATCTCCACTGTCGACAAAACCATTTCCACTGTCGCCAAAACCATTTCCGCTTCCGAGCAAACCACTTCCATTTCGAACAAACGCCGCAGACATGAGCCGCTTGCCAGACTCGACAAACGTCGCTTCCTCACCACTCGATCTTCGTCAATCACCTCCGGCTATATGGCGGATGTCTCTCGATCTGTTTCAGACAGTTATCGCTCCAATTCACAAGTCGTTCTATCGGCTTTCGAGCAATCGGCTTTGGAATTGTCGCGCCTCGACAATCAAAAAGAAATCCCTTGGCTTGATAAGCAGGCCTCTGCCAATCTCATCAAAGAGTACAAGGAATTTGTCGCCCTCTTCGAGTTTGTCTGGAAATCCTCCATGTCTTCCGCCCAGCCAGCTTTGGTTGATGAGTGTCTCTTACCCATTCGAATGCATTTCCTGGTTCCcgagaagctccagctccacgATCGTGGCCTACTTTCTCCTCTGAATGCCGCCTTTGAAGAATTTTGCATTCTCTGCATTGTGTTCCTCAACAAGGTGTACTGTATCGACCGCATCACGTACCTTCGAGAGAAGTGGCCAACTGCGCCATCATTCATGGATGAACAACCTTCGCCAAAGGATGTGGAAATGATGGACAGAATGCGAGgcttcttttcatttccgGGTCTACCCGGCATTCTTTCAAACGTTTTGGCCATTTGCGGATTCGACAACATCGAAATGCCTGCCGATTTCATGGATCGCATCGTTACGGACTTGGGCGCCATTATTCGGAGGCGAACTGTGCCAAGCTACGTGGCATCAGAAGCATACCGGGAGCGACTCAGGGTCCTTGAAGCTTCTTTTGAAATCAGCCCTCTATTTCCTTCAAAAAGCACCTCTGAAGTCACTTCTGAAGAGACTCCTGAAAACGAGCCAGACATTTGGCTGCAGATTGCAGAACAAAGCGATCACGATAATTCCTATCAACCATCCGCCATAAATTCGGATATGTCTTTCAACCCGTCCTGTTATTCTCTGTCTGGCCTTCCCTCACACCCAGTCAAGAAAAGAGTCTCTTTCGAATTACCCTCGAACACCTCGGATAAAGCCTCGGATAAGATCGAGGAATTAATGTCATTGCCATCACTCAGCTCACTCAAAATCAGTGAGGATTCAGAGATTGAGCTTAGGAACCTgcgaaaagaagcagaggccCTGAGACAGCTCGACCTTGAGCAAGAGAAGCTCCGAAAGCTTCAAGAAAGGACTGCCAACGGACCTCAACAGCCTGTGGTGGCGCCTCTCAGCGACGAATGGATCCAGAAAGCTAGCGAGACGGTCTTTGCACCAGACACTGATGTGTTGGCCACAACCTGCCAAGGAACGCCCCTCCGAAGACACGACTTCGCCACGGTAGTTGCGGCTAAGACCTGGCTCAACGACGAAATTGTCAACGGGGCGCTGGGCGGACttgaaaaggaaatcaaCCTAGTTGCTGGAATCACCGATTATAAAAAGCAAGGCCGCAAATGCCTTGTCATGAACTCATTTTTCTGGCCTCGAGTCGAAAAGGCACGTGGCCGCCAGACGCAGTCCATCCTTCGCCGGATGGGCGTCACTCCTCAAAACTTCTTACTTATGGACACAGTCCTCATTCCCATCTGCAAAGACTTTCACTGGACACTCTTGGTGCTTCAGcccaagagcaaaaaaatCATGCACTTGGATTCATTTAACAGGAGCTCGTCTCACCCCGATATGGCGCTGGCGTGGATATCAGACTACCTGGGCGAATTGTATTTGGCTCAGGAATGGGAGGTTATGGTGGTCAAGTCACCTCAGCAATCAAACGGCTACGATTGTGGTGTACATGTGATCACCAATGGAATTTGCATGGCTTTGGGGTTGGAGCCAGTTGCAAGCTACTGCGTGGAAGAGATGCCTCTTCAGAGACTACGCATTGCCGGAATGCTACTGAATGGAGGACTTAATGGGGAATTTGACCTTTGGAAACATTGA
- a CDS encoding uncharacterized protein (EggNog:ENOG41), whose amino-acid sequence MSPAVVHQDVSDTYDIVIVGAGPVGLMLSTCLSRWGYRIKHIDNRPEPTATGRADGIQPRSLDLLRNMGLKSDIMAHKPARVFEVAFWDAESSKGIGRTGTWASCPNFIDARYPFTTLLHQGHIERVFINDLEKNGTTIQRPWTITGFQSHNPETSEYPVQVELEHVDGTEKQTVHAKYLFGGEGARSFIRQQLNIGFHHKDPIAHVWGVMDGVVKTDFPDIKMKCTIRSQHGSIMVIPREDNMVRLYIQIASSTDGDWNPRKSATEAEVQASAKKILYPYNIEWERVEWYSVYPIGQGISEKYTLDERVFLGGDACHTHSPKAGQGMNTAFLDALNLAWKIHAVEGGFANRDILKTYESERKAVAESLLDFDNRYAKLFSQRPPAASEVQAASETIPDGDLDGDNDFIKTFKESCEFTSGYGVSYQANTLNWSLSHPAQSHVVQPSGTTLKSGRLLVNADVTRVVDANVVHLEQEVPLNGSFRIFLFAGDPVKNRAALRDFADNLTSAKSFYSAYTRPDIDQVSHHEKHNPHSQFFTLCTIFAAKRHRIEIARDVPSVLARYRDHIYADDRWDRRVLDSVAPAHAKMGFNEEKGGVVVVRPDGYVGFVTSLVEGSGTIDALNAYFSAFCTKRFGNTAQL is encoded by the exons ATGTCTCCTGCTGTTGTGCATCAGGATGTCTCCGACACCTATGATATCG TGATTGTGGGAGCGGGACCCGTGGGATTGATGCTGTCTACATGTCTCTCGCGATGGGGCTACCGTATTAAGCATATTGATAACAGACCAGAGCCGACGGCGACGGGTCGAGCTGATGGCATCCAGCCTCGATCACTCGATCTCCTGCGGAATATGGGTTTAAAATCTGACATCATGGCTCACAAGCCCGCCCGTGTCTTCGAAGTCGCTTTCTGGGACGCAGAGTCGAGCAAGGGTATCGGTAGAACAGGTACCTGGGCCAGCTGCCCCAACTTCATCGACGCTCGTTATCCGTTCACCACGCTGTTGCACCAGGGCCATATCGAGAGGGTGTTCATCAACGATCTTGAGAAGAATGGTACTACCATTCAGCGGCCGTGGACAATCACTGGCTTTCAGTCGCACAACCCCGAGACGTCGGAATATCCTGTTCAGGTCGAACTGGAGCACGTTGACGGCACAGAAAAGCAGACCGTACATGCGAAATACCTCTTCGGTGGCGAAGGCGCGAGGTCATTCATCAGACAGCAACTAAACATTGGCTTCCATCATAAGGACCCAATCGCCCATGTCTGGGGTGTAATGGATGGTGTTGTCAAGACTGATTTCCCGGATATCAAG ATGAAATGCACGATTCGAAGTCAGCATGGGTCCATCATGGTTATCCCGCGTGAGGACAACATGGTTCGCCTCTATATCCAGATTGCCTCTTCCACCGATGGCGACTGGAACCCAAGGAAATCAGCAACTGAAGCCGAAGTGCAGGCCTCGGCCAAAAAGATTCTGTACCCCTACAATATCGAATGGGAGCGTGTAGAATGGTATTCCGTCTACCCTATTGGTCAAGGAATTTCAGAAAAGTATACTTTGGATGAGCGAGTTTTccttggtggtgatgcttgCCATACGCATAGT CCCAAAGCTGGTCAGGGTATGAACACAGCCTTTTTAGATGCGCTGAATCTTGCTTGGAAGATCCACGCTGTTGAGGGTGGATTCGCAAACCGAGATATCCTCAAAACTTACGAGTCTGAGCGAAAAGCAGTTGCTGAATCACTATTGGACTTTGACAACCGCTACGCGAAACTCTTCTCCCAGCGACCGCCTGCAGCTTCCGAAGTCCAGGCAGCCTCAGAAACCATTCCAGATGGCGACTTGGATGGCGACAACGATTTTATCAAGACATTCAAGGAATCCTGCGAATTCACTAGCGGCTACGGCGTCTCATATCAGGCCAATACATTGAACTGGTCGCTAAGCCACCCTGCCCAGTCACATGTCGTCCAGCCCAGCGGCACAACATTAAAATCTGGACGTTTGTTAGTGAACGCGGATGTAACGAGGGTTGTCGATGCCAACGTGGTCCATCTTGAGCAAGAAGTGCCACTTAATGGCTCGTtccgcatcttcctctttgctGGCGACCCAGTCAAGAACCGTGCTGCGCTTCGAGACTTTGCAGACAACTTGACCAGCGCCAAGTCGTTCTACTCAGCATACACCCGACCAGATATTGACCAGGTTTCACATCACGAAAAGCATAACCCCCACAGCCAATTTTTCACGCTGTGCACCATCTTTGCGGCAAAGAGACACCGTATCGAGATCGCCCGTGATGTACCTAGCGTGCTGGCTCGTTATCGCGACCACATCTACGCCGACGACAGATGGGACCGTCGTGTACTTGATTCCGTGGCTCCGGCTCATGCGAAGATGGGCTtcaatgaagaaaagggcgGTGTTGTCGTTGTCCGGCCAGACGGCTATGTCGGCTTTGTGACTTCTCTAGTAGAGGGTTCGGGCACTATTGACGCGTTGAACGCATATTTTTCAGCATTTTGTACGAAGAGATTTGGAAACACTGCTCAGCTGTAG
- a CDS encoding uncharacterized protein (BUSCO:EOG092D2XOE) has product MEPEDQIMGDSDVAITNGHSEGLRLDNDDTASESAYHEESEPSVIEDTIARLRVRRGLLPTGCCYDDRMKLHMNADFSPNTHHPEDPRRIHEIFKAFKKMGLVYTGPESELPRIMKDCPTKYMWRIPARPATREEICLAHSPEHLAWVEGLDTISTAELRELTRRFDQGRESLYVGSMSYPAALLSVGGAIETCKCVVTEQVKNAFAVIRPPGHHAEFDQPMGFCFFNNVPVAIRVCQQDYPEQCRKVLILDWDVHHGNGTQNIFYQDPNVLYISIHVYQNGMFYPGKPPNPMTPDGGIEHCGTGPGLGKNINIGWHDQGMGDGEYMAAFQKIVMPIAKEFNPDLVVISAGFDAADGDELGGCFVTPACYAHMTHMLMSLADGKVVVCLEGGYNLQAISSSAVAVARTLMGEPPPKLALPKINKEAARTLAKVQAYHAPYWECMRSGIVDVPDVQSLNANRLHDVIRNAQRQVMQSKHGMIPLYIQRELISKSFENQVLVTPNLHNAQKIIVIIHDPPQLLAQLDVIDTTVDAHNSWVVDGVMEYIDWAVSQNFGVMDINVPAYVTHEEDIDSYIPEFNEKEIQEQILSLVCYLWDNFLQLYETDEIILLGVGNAYLGVKVLLINRDCREKIAGIVNFVTGNLRPVKSDTDNELSSWYKENSRVYVAGDHACWSDPDLTRKVHRRRFGTVVRSKMFGLNHMMREHAEEAHEWIMKRVTNGPEGDTTEEEKS; this is encoded by the exons ATGGAGCCTGAGGACCAGATCATGGGAGACAGCGATGTGGCCATCACCAACGGCCATAGTGAAGGACTACGGTTGGACAATGATGACACAGCGTCGGAAAGCGCATATCATGAAGAGAGCGAGCCGAGTGTCATAGAGGACACGATTGCCCGGCTGCGTGTGCGGCGTGGCCTGCTCCCCACGGGCTGCTGCTACGATGATCGAATGAAGCTTCATATGAATGCAGACTTTAGTCCGAATACGCATCACCCGGAAGACCCCCGCCGCATCCATGAGATATTCAAGGCTTTCAAGAAAATGGGACTCGTCTACACGGGACCAGAGTCAGAGCTGCCCAGGATCATGAAAGACTGTCCGACAAAATACATGTGGAGGATCCCCGCCCGACCAGCTACACGAGAAGAGATCTGCCTCGCACATTCTCCAGAGCACCTGGCTTGGGTGGAGGGCCTCGACACGATCAGTACGGCTGAGCTTCGTGAATTGACCAGGCGATTTGACCAAGGCCGCGAGTCTCTGTATGTAGGCAGCATGTCCTACCCTGCTGCCCTACTGTCCGTGGGTGGTGCTATCGAAACCTGTAAATGCGTTGTTACAGAACAAGTCAAGAATGCTTTTGCTGTTATCCGACCCCCTGGGCACCATGCTGAGTTTGATCAGCCCATgggtttctgtttcttcaacAACGTCCCGGTGGCTATTAGGGTATGCCAGCAAGATTATCCCGAACAGTGTCGCAAAGTTCTCATTCTGGATTGGGACGTTCATCACGGAAACGGTACTCAAAATATCTTTTACCAAGATCCCAATGTTCTCTATATATCAATCCATGTCTATCAGAATGGCATGTTTTACCCAGGCAAACCACCAAACCCCATGACACCTGACGGCGGTATTGAGCACTGCGGCACCGGTCCAGGATTGGGCAAGAACATCAACATCGGGTGGCATGACCAAGGCATGGGAGATGGTGAATACATGGCCGCATTCCAAAAGATTGTAATGCCCATTGCAAAGGAGTTTAACCCAGACTTGGTAGTCATCTCAGCTGGATTCGATGCTGCCGATGGAGATGAACTGGGCGGCTGCTTTGTGACGCCTGCTTGCTATGCCCACATGACACATATGCTCATGTCACTTGCAGATGGCAAGGTCGTTGTCTGCTTAGAAGGTGGCTATAACCTACAGGCAATTTCAAGTTCTGCGGTAGCCGTTGCGAGGACCTTGATGGGAGAGCCTCCGCCAAAACTGGCTCTCCCCAAGATCAACAAGGAGGCTGCTAGAACGTTGGCCAAGGTGCAAGCATACCACGCTCCGTACTGGGAATGCATGCGTTCTGGAATCGTTGATGTTCCTGATGTTCAGTCGCTCAATGCTAACAGGCTTCACGACGTCATCAGGAATGCGCAGCGCCAGGTGATGCAGTCCAAGCATGGCATGATACCACTCTATATACAACGAGAGTTGATCTCGAAATCGTTTGAGAACCAAGTTTTGGTAACGCCAAATCTACACAACGCTCAAAAGATTATCGTCATTATACATGATCC GCCTCAATTATTAGCACAGCTAGATGTGATAGACACCACAGTGGATGCTCATAATTCATGGGTG GTTGACGGGGTTATGGAATATATCGACTGGGCCGTTTCTCAGAATTTCGGAGTCATGGATATCAACGTCCCAGCATATGTTACACATGAAGAG GACATTGATTCGTACATTCCCGAATTCAACGAGAAAGAGATCCAGGAACAGATCTTGTCACTGGTTTGCTATTTGTGGGATAACTTTCTCCAGCTCTATGAGACTGACGAAATCATCCTGCTTGGCGTCGGCAATGCCTATCTTGGAGTCAAGGTTCTTTTGATAAACAGAG ACTGCAGAGAAAAGATTGCGGGCATTGTCAACTTTGTGACTGGAAATCTACGGCCCGTCAAATCGGACACGGATAACGAGCTCTCATCCTGGTACAAGGAGAATTCACGGGTCTATGTGGCGGGCGACCATGCCTGCTGGTCCGATCCGGATTTGACCAGAAAAGTCCACAGGAGGCGATTCGGAACCGTGGTGCGCAGCAAGATGTTTGGACTGAACCACATGATGAGAGAGCATGCTGAAGAGGCCCATGAGTGGATCATGAAGAGAGTCACGAATGGTCCCGAAGGAGACACTacggaagaggaaaaatCTTGA